Sequence from the Sphingobium indicum B90A genome:
ACGGTGCCGACCGGCGCGCTCGACCGGGCGCTGTTCCTGGAATCCGACCGCATGGGCCATCTGCTGGGCGCCGTGACGCAGACCAAGCTCGATACGCAGCGCGGCGTCGTTCAGAATGAAAAGCGCATGGGCGAGAATGAGCCCTATGGTCTCGTCGAATATGCGCAACTGGCCGCGATGCTGCCGGAGGGGCATCCCTATCGCCACTCCACCATCGGCTCGATGGCGGACCTGAACGCCGCCAGCCTGGCCGACGTGCAGACATGGTTCCGGACGCATTACGGCCCGAACAACGCCGTGCTGGTGCTGGCGGGCGACATAGACGTGCCGACCGCGAAGGCGAAGGTCGAAAAATGGTTCGGCGCTATCCCCGCCGGTCCCGCGCCCCAGGATGTCGACGCGACCGTGCCCACCCTCGACAAGGATGTCGAGAAGGTGATGCACGACAATGTCGCCGCCACCCGGCTCTACCGCAACTGGATCGTGCCGGGGGTGAATTCGGACGATCTGACCCAGCTCGATCTCGCCATGTCGGTGTTCGGCGGGCTGGGGTCGTCGCGGCTCGACAATATATTGGTGCGGGGGGAGAAGGTCGCCGTGGCCGCCAAGGCCAGCATCCAGCCCTTCGAGAAACTCTCCATCGCGGAGATCACCGTGGACGTGAAGCCGGGGCAGGACGCGGCGGCGGTGGGCAGGCGGCTGGACCAGCTTCTGGCCGACTATCTCGCCAAGGGGCCGACGGCGGACGAGGTGCAGCGCGCCGCGACGGCGCAGCTTTCCGGCACCATCGGCGGGCTGGAGAAGGTGGGCGGTTTCAGCGGCAAGGCGGTGACGCTGGCCGAGGGAGCGGTCTATTCCAACGATCCGGCCAAATATAAGAAGGATCTGGCCGCCTATGCCGCCGCCACGCCGCAATCGGTGAGCGAGGCGGCCCGCAAATGGCTGTCGCGGCCGGTGTTCCGCCTGACCGTCGCGCCGGGCGAGCGTTCGGCGGAGGATAATGCGCTGGCGGGCAACGCTACCCATCGTCCCGCCTATTTCCGCGATCCCAAAAAGCCCGCTCCCGTGGCCGCCACCCCGCCGCCGCCGACCAAGGTCGCCGAACCGGGCATAGAGCCGGTGAAGGATCTGGAATTCCCCACGGTCGAGCATGCGAAGCTCAAAAACGGCATCCCCATCGTCTTCGCCCGCCGCGCCACGGTGCCGGTGGTGCGGGTGTCCGTGTCCTTCGACGCGGGCAACGCCGCCGACGACAAGGCGAAGCTGGGCACGGCCGGGCTGACCGCCGCGCTGCTGGACGAGGGCACGACCACGCGCAGCTCCATCCAGATCGCGGAGGAACAGGAAAGGCTGGGCGCCTCGATCAGCGCGGGCAACGGCATGGACGCCACAAATGTCGGCCTCTATGCGCTGAAGCCCAATCTGGACGCCTCGCTGGGCCTGCTGGCCGACGTGATCCGCAACCCCGCCTTCGCCCCGGCGGAGGTCGAACGCCTGCGCGGCCAGGTGCTGACCCGCATCGCGGCGGAAAAGACCGAACCCATGCCCATCGCGCAGCGCCTGCTGCCGCCGCTTCTCTATGGGCAGTCGCATCCCTATGGCATTCCCTTCACCGGCTCCGGCACGGAAAGCGGCGTCAAGGCAGTGACGCGGGCCGATCTGGTCGCCTTCCACGACACATGGCTGCGGCCCGACAATGCGACCATCTTCGTCACCGGCGACACGACGCTGGCCGACGTGATGCCGCTGCTGGAAAAGCGGTTCGGCGACTGGAAGGCGCCCAAGGCAGCGAAGGGCGCAAAGCTCTTCCGCATGGACCGCATGATGCGGCCCTCCCGCATCATCCTGGTCGACAAGCCGCAAAGCCCGCAGTCGATGATCCTCGCCGGCCTGCTCACCAACAAGGCGGGCACCGACAATCCGGTGACGCTGCTGACGGCCAACGAAGTGCTGGGCGGCAGTTCCACTTCCCGCCTGATCATGGACCTGCGGGAGACGAAGGGCTGGGCCTATTATGCGGGCAGCGCGCTGCCGGGCGTCAAGGAGACGATCCCGCTGCTGGTCTATGCCCCGGTGCAGACGGACAAGACGGGCGAATCCATCGTCGCGGCGCGCAAGGACATCGGCGACTTCCTGACCGCCAAGGGCACGACCGAGGCGGAACGCAACCAGACGATCAACAGCCAGATATTGTCGCTGCCGGGCAGCTTCGAAACCTCGTCCGACCTGCTGGCCGCGATGATGCGCAATCGGATGCTGGGGCGGCCGGACGATTATTATGAGACGCTTCCGGGCGTCTACCGGGCGATGACGGCGGCGGACCTGGACAAGGCGGCGCGGGAGGCGATCGATCCCGCCCGGCTGATCTGGGTCGTGGTGGGCGACGCGAAACTGGTGAAGCCGCAGCTTGACGCGGTCGGCCTGCCGGTGGAAATGGGCACATTGGCCGATTGACGGTTACGTAAAGGAGAAGTGCTATGGCAGCAGTGGACGGCGCCTATGATTGCGTGGCGAAGACCCCGATGGGCGACCAGAACGGCGTGCTGACCGTCATCAGTTCCGGGGACAGTTTCCACGGCACCTTCGCGGGCATGATGGGTTCGCTCGACGTGGCGGACGGCAAGGTCGACGGCAACAGGCTGGTTTGGAAGATGAACATGACCATCCCCATGCCGATGACGCTGGAATGCGAGGCGGAGGTGAGCGGCGACAGCATCACCGGCACGATGCAGCTCGGCGCCTTCGGCGCAGCGGGCTTTTCCGGCACGCGCCGGGCCTGACGATTCGATAGCGACAGGAAGGGGGCGGGGAACAGAATTTCCCCGCCCCCTTCCTATTCCTCCCCATGCATGCATGGGGAGGGGGACCGCCGCCGAAGGCGGTGGTGGAGGGGAAATTCGGAGGTCGCGCCCCATTCCCCTCCACCAGCCTTCGGCTGGTCCCCCTCCCCATCTCCCGATGGGGAGGAATAACAATATCCCTTGACGCATAATATTAGTTAGCTATCTAAGAAAAATGTCCCGATCTGAACTCAAGCGCATCCTCGCGCACAAGCTGCCCCAGGTATCGCGCCAATGGCGGCAACTGGCCGATCTGGCGCTGGCGGAATTCGGCGTGTCCAACAGCGCGGGCTGGTGCCTCATCTATCTCGACCGGCTCGGCCCGGATGCGCGGCAGGCCGACCTGGCGGAGGAATTGGGCATCGCCCAGCCCTCGCTGGTGCGCACGCTGGACCAGTTGCAGGCGGCGGGCCTTGTCGAGCGCGTGCCCAACCCCGACGATCGCCGCTCTAACCGCGTCGCCTTCACGGCGGAGGGGAAGGAACTGGTGGGCCAGATCGAGGCCCGGCTGGCCAATTTGCGGCGCGAACTGCTGGAGGGCGTGCCCGACACCGCCATCGAAATCCTCGTCAACCTGCTGGGCCTGCTGGAACGGCGCATGGCCGAACGGCGGGGGCAGTGCTGACATGAAGGCCTTTGGCGAGCGCATCGGCTGGCCGGCCGCGCTCTTCTCCCTCAAATGTTTCGCGGCGGCGATGCTGGCGCTCTATGCGGCGCTCAGCATCGGGCTGGAACGGCCCTATTGGGCCTTCCTCACCAGCTATATCGTCGCCCAGCCGCTGGCGGGCGCGGTGATTTCCAAGGCGGTGTTCCGCACCATCGGCACGCTGACCGGCGCGGTCTTTTCGGTCGCCGTCGTGCCGCCGCTGGTCAATTCCCCCGAATTGCTGTCGCTGGCCATGGCCTCATGGGTGGCGGCCTGCGTCTATATCTCCCTGCTCGACCGGACGCCGCGATCCTATATGTTCGTGCTGGCGGGCTACAGCGCCTGCCTGATCGTCTTTCCCGACGTCGACACGCCCCAGGCCATCTTCACCGTGGCCACGCTGCGCGTACAGGAAATCACCCTGGGCATCCTGTGCGGCAGCCTGGTCCACGGCGTCGTCTTCCCCGGCTCCATCACCGACCTGCTGCTCGCGCGGGTGCAGGCGATTCTGCGCGACGCCGAACGCTGGTCCCATGACGCCATCGCGCTGGAGCCGGTGGAGGGGCTGGCGCAGGAACGCCGCCGCCTGGCGCAGGACATCACCGAACTGCACCAGATGTCGGTGCACCTGCCCTTCGACATCAGCCGCCTGGCCCCCGCGTGCGCACGGTGCGGGCGATGCAGGACCAGCTTTCCCTGCTGCTGCCGCTGGGCGCGGCGGTGGAGGACCGGCTGGCGATGCTGAAGGCGGCCAGCGGCGGAAAGGTGCCGCCGCCGGTCCGGAAGCTGATCGCCGACATCCGCGCCTGGATCGTCGACCCTGGCGAGGATATCGCCGCCCGCACGGCGGCGGCGGACGCGCTGATCGCCCGCTGCGCCGCGCTGGAGCCCGCGGCGCGGGAGGAGATGGGCTGGGCGGAGATGATGCGCCTCAGCCTGTTCGCCCGGCTGGCCACGCTGATCGCGGCGCATCGCGACTGCCGCGACCTTTACGACCAGATGGTGACGCACAGGCGCGAGGCGGTGAGTCCCCGCGTCGGCGAATTGCTGGAGGGACGGCGCAACCGCGAACTGCACAGGGATCATGCCGGGGCGGCGCGCGGCGCCTTCGGCGCCTTCGTCACCATCGCATTGGGTTGCGCCCTGTGGATCGGCAGCGGGTGGAGGGACGGCGGCACGGCTGTGATGCTGGCGGGCGTGTTCCTCTCCCTGTTCGCCGGGTCGGACAATCCGCTGGCCCCGCTCAAGGGCTTCATGATCGGCACCATCGCCGCTTCGCTGATCGGCGCGGTCTATGGCTATGTCATCATGCCGCGCCTGGACGGGTTCGCCATGCTGGCCGCTGCCTATGCGCCGGTGCTGCTGCTGCTGGGCACGATGATGGCGTCGCCGCGCTGGATGGGCATCGCCCTGCCGACATTGCTGGGGCTGGGCAGCCCGGTGCTGCTGTCGGACCGTTATCGGGACGCCTTTGCCGCCTATGCCAACGGCACGGTGGCGCAGTTGGTCGGCCTCTGGTTCGCCATCGTCATGGCCGGGCTGTTGCAGTCGGCGGGCGTCGAGCGGGCGATCCGGCGCACGGTGCGGGCGGGCTGGAACGACATCGCCAATCGCGCCACGCTGATGACGCCGCCCGACGTGCGCGGCTGGATCAACCGGATGCTGGACCGCATCGCCTTGCTCGCCCCCCGTCTGGCGGCGACCCGGTCGGACAGCGGGCGACCGCTCTACGATGCGTTGCGCGACCTGCGGACCGGGGTCGCCATCGGCGAGTTGCGGCAATTGCGGCTGGACCTGCCCGCCGATGAAGCCGCGCCGCTGGCCGATGTGCTGACCGGGGTGGGCGCGCATTATCGCGGGCTGGACCCGGACGCGCCGGCACCCGCTCGCCCGGCCCTGCTCGCCGACATCGACCATGCGATCGGCGACCTGTCCCGCAATCGCAGCGCCGCGATCCGGCGGCAGGCGATCCTCGCGCTGGTCAGCCTGCGCCGCAACCTGTTCCCGGAGAGCGAAGGCTATCGGAGGGCCACTGCATGACCGGAGAAATCGCCCTGGGCGGCGTCTATGTCCCGACGCTTTTATTGTTGGCGCTGGTCGCGCTGGTCCTGAGCTGGGGGGTGACCCGGCTGATCGGCGCCTTCGGCCTCTACCGTTTCCTCGCCTATCGGGCGGCGGTCGACCTCAGCATCTTCGTGCTGATGCTGGGCGCGCTCGCCATCCTCGTCCCCACCCTTGGAATCCGCCTATGAACCGCCGCTTTTCAACATTGGCCGCCACGCTGGGCCGCAGCGCCGCCACCATCGTCATCGTCATCGCCGCGCTGCTGGCGGCCATATGGATGTGGAATCACTATGAGCGCAGCCCCTGGACCCGCGACGGGCGGGTGCGCGCCGATGTGGTGCGGGTGACGCCCGACATTGGCGGGCTGGTGACGTCCGTCGCCGTGCACGACAATCAGGCGGTGAAGGCGGGCGACCTGCTGTTCGTGATCGACCGGCCGCGCTATGCGCTGGCGGTGGAGCAGGCGGAGGCGCGGATCGCCAGCGCCAAGGCGACCTTGGGCCAGGCCCGGCGGGAGGCGACCCGCGACGTCGCGCTGGGCGATCTGGTGGCGAAGGAAGCGCATGAACAGAATGTCGCCCGCGTCGCCACGGCGCAGGCCGCGCTGGCCGAGGCGATGAGCGCGCGGGACGCCGCCGCCCTCAACCTGAAACGGACGCAGGTGGTGGCTTCGGTCAACGGCGTGGTCACGAACCTGGACCTGCATCCGGGCGATTTCGTCGCCGCGGGGCAGCAGGCCATGGCGCTGGTCGACCGCGACAGCCTGCGCGTCGAGGGCTATTTCGAGGAAACCAAGCTGCCGCTGGTCTGCATCGGCGCGCCGGTGACGGTCCGGCTGATGGGCGAGGCGCAGGATCTGCACGGGCGGGTCGACAGCATCGCCTATGGCATCAACGACAGCAGCCGTTCGGATTCGGGCAATCTGCTGCCGACCGTCGAGCCGACCTTCTCCTGGGTGCGCCTGGCCCAGCGCATCCCGGTGCGGGTGAAGCTGACCCACATACCGGCGGAGGTGAAGCTGATCGCCGGTCGCACCGCCACCGTGACCATCGAACCGGCGCGGAAGAACGCAAAGCCGGGACAGTGCCGCCATGCGTAACATTTCCTCTTCCGGCACCTTTTCCCCGTTCGGGCTGAGCCTGTCGAAGCCCTTTCCTTTCTTGGGAAGCCGCCAGCCCTCACCAGAAGAAAGCAGGCCCAGGACAAAGATATGCGCGCCCCTGATGGCCCTCGCGCTGACCGCCTGCGCCACCGCAGGCCCGGACTATCGCCCGCCGGAAAAATCCGCCGCAACCGCCCCCGCCGCGCAGGGCGCCTTCCTGTCGGCGCAGGACGCCCGCTTCAGCAATGCCGAACTGCCCGGCCATTGGTGGCGGCTCTATGACGATCCCCGGCTGGACGCGCTGGTCGAACAGGCGCTCGCCGCGAACACCGACCTGCGCGTGGCCGACGCCAACCTCAGCGCGGCGCAGGTCGGGCGGACCGTCGGCACCAGCCTCGGCGGCGGAGCCACTCTTGCCCGGCCCTCCGGCACGGCGGAGAGCCTGCCGGGCGTGGTCGGCTATGATCTGGGCCTTTCCGCCTCCTATCCGCTCGACCTCAACGGCCGGATCAGGCGCGCCATAGAGGCGAGCGCCGCCGATGTCGAAGCCGTGGCGGCCGCGCGCGACTATGTGCGGGTCGGCGTGGCGGCGGCGACGGCCAGGGCCTATGCGCAGGTCTGCGCCGCCAACTATTCGCTGGCCGTCAACCGCCGCGTCGTGGCCCTGCAAAGGGAAACTCTCAACGCCACCCAGCGGCTGTTCAAGGGTGGTCGCGGCACCGCCTTCGACGTCAGCCGCGCGCAGGCGGCGGTCGACGCCAGCGAGGCGGGATTGCCCGCCTTCGCGGCGCAGCGGCAGGGCGGGCTATATCTGCTGGCGACCCTGCTGGGCCGCGCCCCGGCGGATTATCCGAAGGACGTGGAGGATTGCACGACCCTCCCGATGCTGCACGCGGCCCTGCCCATGGGCGACGGCGCGGCGCTGATCCGGCGGCGGCCCGACATCCGGCAGGCGGAACGCGGCATCGCCGCCGACACCGCCCGCGTCGGCGTGGCGACGGCCGACCTCTATCCGCAGATCGGCATCGGCGGATCGCTGGGCATCGGCGGCCCGCTCAGGAGCTTCGGGTCCGGCACCAGCTTCGGCATGAGCCTGGGGCCGCTGCTGAGCTGGAGCTTCCCCAACCGCCCCGTCGTCAGGGCGCGGATCGCGCAGGCCGACGCGCAGGTGCAGGCCGATCTCGCCCGCTTCGACGGAACGGTGCTGGAGGCGTTGCGCCAGACCGAGACCGCGCTGGAAAGCTACCGCCGCCATGCCGACCAGACGGCGGCGCTCGACCGGGCGCGGGACAGCGCGGGCATCTCGGCGGCGCAGGCGGGCAAGCTGTTCCGCTTCGGACGCGGCGATTTCCTGTCCCTGCTGGACGCGCAACGCTCGCTCGCCAATGCGGAGGCGTCGGCGGCGGCGGCGCGGGTGCAACTGGTGCAGGACCAGATCGCGATCTTCCTCGCGCTTGGCGGCGGCTGGTCCTGAATCGAGCCGTGTTCCTGCGCAGGCAGGAACCCAGTTCGACGTTGAAACTGGACTCCCACCTGCGCAGGAGCATGTCGCGCTTCCCCCAAAAAAAGAAAACCCGCCGATCCCAGGGACCGGCGGGTCATGAAGCTGGCGCGACCCCAATGCTTCACAGGATCAATATTGGACGGTGACCGTCACCGCGCGCCGGTTCTGCGCCCAGGCGGCCTCGTCCGAACCCAGCGCGGCGGGGCGTTCCTTGCCGTAGCTGACGGTGGTGATGCGCCCCGCGTCGATGCCCAGCGAAGCGAGATAGTTCTTCGCGGCATTGGCCCGGCGCTCGCCCAGCGCGATGTTGTAGTCGCGGGTGCCGCGCTCGTCGGCATGCCCTTCGATGGTCACGCGGACATTGGGGTTCTGCTGCAACCAGGCGGCCTGGCTCTGCAATATCTGCTGGTCCTGCGCGTCGACATCATATTGGTCGGTGTCGAACAGGATGCGGTCCGACGATACGGAGGCGACGAAATCCTCCTGGCTGCCCTTGACCGGGCCGGAGGGCGTGGCCGGCCCGCCGGTCTGCGCGGAAGCATCGCCGCCGGGCGCGGGCGGCAGTTCCTGCGGCGGCTTCTTCGAGCAGGCGGCAAGAGCCACGATGGCGGTCGCCATCAGCAAGGGACGGGAAAGTTTCATCGGGTTGCTCCTCAACACAGGGTCTAAAGTCGTTACGCAGTCAGGACGTTTCGGTTCCGATCTGATGCAGATTAGGATGTGTGGGCATCTGGCTCAGGGTGGAGCGAAAATGGTGGAATTCGAGAACCGGCGCGCAGCGTACTTTAGTACGTGAGCACCGGAAGCGCAGAAGTCCGCCATTTGCAGCCCGCCCTGAGTTAGATGACCGCGCATCCTAGGGCAGCAGCGGCCCCCAGGCCGGGTCGGAACCGCTGAGCGGCGTCGGGATGCGCCGTTCGTTCACCCCGGTCAGGTCGACCTGCCACACCTGGCTGCTCCCCTCCCGGCCCGGCGTGGTGCGGAAGAATTGCAGCACGCGGCCATTGGGCGACCAGCTCGGCTGTTCGTCCTGCCAGCCATTGGTCAGGATGCGCTCATTGTCGCCGCTGGGGGTCATCACCGCGATCTTGAAGTCGCCGGAAATCTTGGTGAAGGCGATCAGGTCGCCGCGCGGGCTCCATTCCGGCGTCGCATAGCGGCCGCCGCCATGGCTGATCCGGCGCTGGCCCGAACCGTCGGCGTTCATCACATAGATTTGCTGGCTGCCCGAACGGTCGCTTTCGAAGACGATCTGGCGGCCGTCCGGCGAATAGCTGCCGCCGACGTCGATGCCCGGCGCGGTGGTCAGGCGTTGCGGCGCGCCGCCGCCGGACGATACGCGATAGATGTCGGTATTGCCCGCGATGGCCATGGAAAAGAGGATGTTGCGCCCGTCGGGCGACCAGCGCGGCGCGAAGGTCGCATTGCTGCTCTCCGTCACCAGCCGCTGCTTGCCCGTGCCGATGTCGTAGACATAGATGCGCACCCGGTTGTTCAGGTAGCTCACATAGACGATCGACTTGTAATCGGGCGAGAAGCGCGGCGTCAGCGCGATCGACTGGCCATTGGTGATGAAGCGGTGGTTTGCGCCGTCCGAATCCATAATGGCCAGGCGCTTGGTGCGGTTCCCCTTGGGTCCGCTCTCCGCGATATAGGCGATGCGGCTGTCGAAGAAGGGGCTTTCGCCCGACAGGCGCGCATAGATGGCGTCGGCGCATTTATGCGCGGCCCGCCGCCAGTCGCGGGGCGCGACGACATAGCCCTGCCGCGTCAGTTCCTGCTTCAACGCCACGTCGTAGAGATAGCAGCCGACGGTAATGTCCGCTTCTCCCCCCGTGGTGCGCACGAAACCCTGCACCAGCGCCTGATAGGCGCCCCATTTTTCATAGGCGGGGTTGGTGACTTCGGGAAAGGCGATGGTCGGGATGCCGTTCGGCCCGGAAGGATCGAACAGGCCCGACCCCTTGAGGTCGGCGGCAATCACCTCCGCGATCTTGCGCCCCAATTCGGTCGAGGAACCGGCGGGCGTGGAAACCTCCGCCTGCGCGGGCAGCGCGGGAACCACGATCTTGAGGCTGCTGTCGATGTCCCCGGTCACGTCGACCGACAATTGGGCCAGAGCGGGGGTCGCTCCCAGAAGAAGCCCCGCCGCGAGCGAGGCGAGGCCCCGCAAGCGGCGCGACCGGATCATCCTCCCTCGTGCTCCTGCGAAGGCAGGAGCCCAGTCCCGAACTC
This genomic interval carries:
- a CDS encoding M16 family metallopeptidase, whose translation is MTFSPHSRRLALMLGLSSLALVPTMQAVAAPRAASAAAPAPLSSLVSAVDIPYEQFSLKNGLRVIVHTDRKAPVVGVSIWYHVGSRFEPAGKTGFAHLFEHLMFYGSENADGPFFGRLEDIGATDWNGTTWFDRTNYFETVPTGALDRALFLESDRMGHLLGAVTQTKLDTQRGVVQNEKRMGENEPYGLVEYAQLAAMLPEGHPYRHSTIGSMADLNAASLADVQTWFRTHYGPNNAVLVLAGDIDVPTAKAKVEKWFGAIPAGPAPQDVDATVPTLDKDVEKVMHDNVAATRLYRNWIVPGVNSDDLTQLDLAMSVFGGLGSSRLDNILVRGEKVAVAAKASIQPFEKLSIAEITVDVKPGQDAAAVGRRLDQLLADYLAKGPTADEVQRAATAQLSGTIGGLEKVGGFSGKAVTLAEGAVYSNDPAKYKKDLAAYAAATPQSVSEAARKWLSRPVFRLTVAPGERSAEDNALAGNATHRPAYFRDPKKPAPVAATPPPPTKVAEPGIEPVKDLEFPTVEHAKLKNGIPIVFARRATVPVVRVSVSFDAGNAADDKAKLGTAGLTAALLDEGTTTRSSIQIAEEQERLGASISAGNGMDATNVGLYALKPNLDASLGLLADVIRNPAFAPAEVERLRGQVLTRIAAEKTEPMPIAQRLLPPLLYGQSHPYGIPFTGSGTESGVKAVTRADLVAFHDTWLRPDNATIFVTGDTTLADVMPLLEKRFGDWKAPKAAKGAKLFRMDRMMRPSRIILVDKPQSPQSMILAGLLTNKAGTDNPVTLLTANEVLGGSSTSRLIMDLRETKGWAYYAGSALPGVKETIPLLVYAPVQTDKTGESIVAARKDIGDFLTAKGTTEAERNQTINSQILSLPGSFETSSDLLAAMMRNRMLGRPDDYYETLPGVYRAMTAADLDKAAREAIDPARLIWVVVGDAKLVKPQLDAVGLPVEMGTLAD
- a CDS encoding MarR family winged helix-turn-helix transcriptional regulator → MSRSELKRILAHKLPQVSRQWRQLADLALAEFGVSNSAGWCLIYLDRLGPDARQADLAEELGIAQPSLVRTLDQLQAAGLVERVPNPDDRRSNRVAFTAEGKELVGQIEARLANLRRELLEGVPDTAIEILVNLLGLLERRMAERRGQC
- a CDS encoding DUF1656 domain-containing protein encodes the protein MTGEIALGGVYVPTLLLLALVALVLSWGVTRLIGAFGLYRFLAYRAAVDLSIFVLMLGALAILVPTLGIRL
- a CDS encoding efflux RND transporter periplasmic adaptor subunit, coding for MNRRFSTLAATLGRSAATIVIVIAALLAAIWMWNHYERSPWTRDGRVRADVVRVTPDIGGLVTSVAVHDNQAVKAGDLLFVIDRPRYALAVEQAEARIASAKATLGQARREATRDVALGDLVAKEAHEQNVARVATAQAALAEAMSARDAAALNLKRTQVVASVNGVVTNLDLHPGDFVAAGQQAMALVDRDSLRVEGYFEETKLPLVCIGAPVTVRLMGEAQDLHGRVDSIAYGINDSSRSDSGNLLPTVEPTFSWVRLAQRIPVRVKLTHIPAEVKLIAGRTATVTIEPARKNAKPGQCRHA
- a CDS encoding efflux transporter outer membrane subunit yields the protein MALALTACATAGPDYRPPEKSAATAPAAQGAFLSAQDARFSNAELPGHWWRLYDDPRLDALVEQALAANTDLRVADANLSAAQVGRTVGTSLGGGATLARPSGTAESLPGVVGYDLGLSASYPLDLNGRIRRAIEASAADVEAVAAARDYVRVGVAAATARAYAQVCAANYSLAVNRRVVALQRETLNATQRLFKGGRGTAFDVSRAQAAVDASEAGLPAFAAQRQGGLYLLATLLGRAPADYPKDVEDCTTLPMLHAALPMGDGAALIRRRPDIRQAERGIAADTARVGVATADLYPQIGIGGSLGIGGPLRSFGSGTSFGMSLGPLLSWSFPNRPVVRARIAQADAQVQADLARFDGTVLEALRQTETALESYRRHADQTAALDRARDSAGISAAQAGKLFRFGRGDFLSLLDAQRSLANAEASAAAARVQLVQDQIAIFLALGGGWS
- the pal gene encoding peptidoglycan-associated lipoprotein Pal — translated: MKLSRPLLMATAIVALAACSKKPPQELPPAPGGDASAQTGGPATPSGPVKGSQEDFVASVSSDRILFDTDQYDVDAQDQQILQSQAAWLQQNPNVRVTIEGHADERGTRDYNIALGERRANAAKNYLASLGIDAGRITTVSYGKERPAALGSDEAAWAQNRRAVTVTVQY
- the tolB gene encoding Tol-Pal system beta propeller repeat protein TolB → MIRSRRLRGLASLAAGLLLGATPALAQLSVDVTGDIDSSLKIVVPALPAQAEVSTPAGSSTELGRKIAEVIAADLKGSGLFDPSGPNGIPTIAFPEVTNPAYEKWGAYQALVQGFVRTTGGEADITVGCYLYDVALKQELTRQGYVVAPRDWRRAAHKCADAIYARLSGESPFFDSRIAYIAESGPKGNRTKRLAIMDSDGANHRFITNGQSIALTPRFSPDYKSIVYVSYLNNRVRIYVYDIGTGKQRLVTESSNATFAPRWSPDGRNILFSMAIAGNTDIYRVSSGGGAPQRLTTAPGIDVGGSYSPDGRQIVFESDRSGSQQIYVMNADGSGQRRISHGGGRYATPEWSPRGDLIAFTKISGDFKIAVMTPSGDNERILTNGWQDEQPSWSPNGRVLQFFRTTPGREGSSQVWQVDLTGVNERRIPTPLSGSDPAWGPLLP